From a single Geitlerinema sp. PCC 9228 genomic region:
- a CDS encoding group II intron maturase-specific domain-containing protein, translated as MGKHKTGRNSKGKPLGFKTIIKPSRKAVQTHYQKLKGIIDSHKAAPQEGLIQHLNPVIRGWCNYYSTVVSKETFSQMDDFLYWKLARWGRKRHLNKTGKWVARKYWQKVDNRKWVFATRSEANPMQLRTHAETPIVRHAKVKGEASPYDKNCKYWSTRMGKQPGISKRVARLLKKQKGKCAHCGRTFYEEDVMEIDQCDSFPVKPLESTWILRHKQELGKNPFGVTKTTRYRWRCKSAPRGVSRESISPIEETGYQIGEAGIKGG; from the coding sequence ATTGGCAAGCATAAGACCGGAAGGAACTCAAAAGGAAAGCCCCTAGGCTTCAAAACCATCATCAAACCCAGCAGAAAAGCCGTCCAAACCCATTACCAAAAACTTAAAGGGATAATAGACTCGCACAAAGCAGCTCCTCAAGAAGGATTGATACAACACCTCAATCCAGTCATCAGGGGATGGTGCAACTACTACTCCACCGTGGTGTCAAAAGAAACTTTCTCCCAAATGGATGATTTTCTTTATTGGAAACTAGCCAGATGGGGAAGGAAAAGACACCTGAATAAAACAGGAAAATGGGTAGCTCGGAAATACTGGCAAAAAGTTGATAATCGAAAATGGGTATTCGCAACTCGCTCGGAAGCCAATCCGATGCAGCTAAGAACTCATGCGGAAACACCAATTGTACGCCATGCTAAGGTTAAAGGCGAAGCCAGTCCATATGACAAAAATTGCAAGTACTGGAGTACACGAATGGGAAAACAACCTGGAATTTCCAAAAGAGTAGCAAGACTCTTAAAGAAACAAAAAGGGAAATGTGCCCACTGTGGACGAACATTCTATGAAGAGGATGTAATGGAAATCGACCAGTGCGATTCGTTTCCTGTAAAACCGTTGGAATCTACATGGATTCTAAGGCATAAGCAGGAGCTTGGTAAAAACCCTTTTGGGGTAACCAAGACAACTAGATATCGATGGCGGTGCAAGTCCGCCCCGCGAGGTGTGTCGCGTGAAAGCATATCCCCCATCGAGGAGACTGGTTATCAAATCGGTGAAGCGGGGATAAAAGGAGGTTAA